A part of Candidatus Electrothrix aestuarii genomic DNA contains:
- a CDS encoding CHASE domain-containing protein, which translates to MKKTAKIAQKSIIDRLLQAPATPWAVLVIALIITGFAWHIADRAVDKRIAERFEYQATDIVSAITKRMQEYEVVLRSGLGLFKASESVSREEWKAFTDNLNIEKYYPGIQGIGFSLMVPPEKKEAHEQALRAEGFPDYRIKPDGKRDMYSAIIYLEPFDWRNQRAFGYDMFSQETRRKAMEQARDTGVPAMSGRVTLVQETKEDVQYGFLLYLPLYKKHTALGTVQQRRGALVGYVYSPFRAKDLMQGILLAAQEDISFEIYDGATPSPETILYNHAESKNLFYNTKAHKPQYDGLYNITIGGRTWSLYLYSKPGFVPQSEANQPLFLAVGGILFDLMLFFIILTSSKKRQLAEALAKEMTKELEEKSKELSHSNDELEQFVYTVSHDLKSPLVTSMGFIGIVNKLAQRGDYEKAVEKLQKVIEANNRMGQLINDLVELSRVGRIDLDKKQLDMNLLLKKLQEEKQRRFDSANIRLTIEKNLPPIHGNESRVLQVFENLLSNALKYAVKPEGTEVTIGGTSKNKEVIFYVKDDGPGIEPNFHEKIFGLFQRLDNEAEGTGIGLAVVKKVMQFHEGKIWVESSPGKGATFWLSFPIK; encoded by the coding sequence ATGAAAAAAACAGCCAAGATAGCACAAAAATCTATCATTGATCGTCTTCTTCAAGCTCCTGCCACACCCTGGGCTGTCCTTGTTATTGCCCTTATTATCACTGGATTTGCGTGGCACATAGCAGACCGTGCAGTAGACAAGCGGATTGCGGAACGCTTCGAGTACCAGGCAACCGACATCGTTTCTGCAATTACAAAAAGAATGCAGGAATACGAAGTGGTACTACGGAGTGGACTTGGCCTATTCAAGGCATCCGAGTCAGTCAGCCGAGAGGAATGGAAGGCATTTACAGACAACCTCAATATCGAAAAATACTATCCAGGTATTCAGGGTATCGGTTTCAGTTTGATGGTTCCTCCTGAAAAAAAAGAAGCGCATGAACAGGCTCTTCGCGCGGAAGGCTTCCCGGATTACCGGATTAAACCTGATGGAAAACGGGATATGTACAGTGCGATCATCTACCTGGAACCCTTTGACTGGCGGAATCAACGGGCCTTTGGCTACGATATGTTTTCCCAAGAGACAAGAAGAAAGGCTATGGAGCAGGCCAGAGACACCGGCGTGCCAGCCATGTCCGGTCGGGTAACTCTGGTGCAAGAGACCAAAGAAGATGTTCAATACGGCTTTCTTCTCTACTTGCCTCTCTATAAAAAACACACCGCATTAGGAACGGTTCAGCAACGCCGGGGAGCACTTGTCGGCTACGTATACAGTCCCTTCAGGGCAAAGGACCTCATGCAGGGAATCCTCCTTGCGGCCCAGGAGGACATCAGCTTTGAGATATATGATGGAGCAACGCCCTCACCGGAAACCATACTTTATAACCACGCAGAGTCGAAAAACCTTTTCTATAACACCAAAGCACATAAGCCCCAATATGACGGCTTATACAACATAACAATTGGGGGGAGGACTTGGTCGCTTTACCTCTATTCAAAACCAGGCTTCGTTCCTCAAAGTGAGGCAAACCAGCCCTTATTTCTTGCAGTTGGTGGTATCCTTTTTGACCTCATGCTGTTTTTTATAATCCTTACAAGTTCCAAAAAAAGACAACTTGCTGAGGCCCTGGCCAAGGAAATGACCAAGGAGCTGGAGGAAAAGAGCAAGGAACTCAGCCACTCAAATGACGAGCTTGAACAATTTGTCTATACCGTTTCCCATGACCTCAAATCCCCTCTGGTGACAAGTATGGGTTTTATCGGTATCGTAAATAAACTGGCTCAACGGGGCGACTATGAAAAGGCGGTGGAAAAGCTCCAAAAAGTTATCGAGGCAAACAATAGGATGGGGCAATTAATAAACGATCTGGTTGAGCTGAGTAGGGTTGGTCGCATTGACCTCGACAAGAAACAGCTGGATATGAACCTTCTTTTGAAAAAATTACAAGAAGAGAAGCAACGCCGGTTTGACAGTGCAAATATACGCCTGACGATTGAGAAAAATCTCCCTCCTATACATGGAAATGAAAGCCGCGTACTCCAGGTTTTTGAAAACCTCCTGAGCAATGCGCTGAAATATGCCGTTAAACCGGAAGGGACTGAGGTGACTATTGGCGGAACAAGCAAAAACAAGGAAGTGATATTCTATGTCAAAGATGATGGTCCTGGAATAGAACCCAATTTTCATGAAAAAATCTTCGGGCTTTTTCAGCGTCTGGACAATGAAGCGGAAGGAACAGGCATTGGTCTCGCTGTAGTTAAAAAGGTCATGCAGTTTCATGAGGGAAAGATTTGGGTGGAATCCTCTCCAGGCAAAGGAGCGACCTTCTGGCTTTCTTTTCCCATTAAATAG
- a CDS encoding IS3 family transposase has translation MSRQAYYQALQRQMLQAAENQLIVELVRAIRQRHPRMGGRKLHYELQDSMAALGISRGRDAFFKLLSAHNLLVPTRLSHRKTTHAGLWRCPNLLIDLTITHVHQAWVGDITYITTETGFVYLALLTDVFSRFIVGFDLSSSLAVEGCDRALKQAIAQADGADLRGLIHHSDHGVQYTAWLYRERLQKMEIRSSMGEVGNCYENALAERVNGILKGEYGLDDLFIDKEHAQKAVREAVWLYNYERPHLALNYGKPAEIYFEKIDVK, from the coding sequence ATCAGTCGGCAGGCATATTACCAGGCATTGCAGCGACAGATGCTCCAGGCAGCCGAAAACCAACTCATCGTGGAACTGGTCAGGGCCATCCGCCAGCGTCACCCACGTATGGGCGGACGAAAACTGCATTACGAACTACAGGATTCGATGGCCGCCTTGGGAATTTCCAGGGGCAGAGACGCATTTTTCAAGCTGTTATCAGCACATAACCTGCTGGTCCCAACCAGACTCAGCCATCGCAAAACCACACATGCTGGCCTGTGGCGATGCCCCAATCTGTTGATTGATTTAACCATTACCCACGTCCATCAGGCCTGGGTTGGTGACATCACCTATATCACGACCGAGACGGGATTTGTTTATCTGGCTTTACTGACCGATGTTTTTTCTCGCTTTATTGTCGGCTTCGATCTCTCGTCGTCGCTTGCGGTCGAAGGGTGTGACCGGGCGCTGAAACAGGCGATAGCACAGGCTGACGGTGCTGATTTGCGTGGCCTGATCCATCATTCGGATCATGGGGTGCAATACACCGCCTGGCTGTACCGGGAGCGATTGCAAAAGATGGAGATACGTTCCAGCATGGGAGAAGTGGGCAACTGTTACGAAAACGCCTTAGCTGAACGAGTGAATGGAATCTTAAAAGGCGAATATGGCCTTGACGACCTTTTCATTGATAAGGAACATGCTCAGAAAGCTGTCCGGGAAGCTGTATGGCTATACAATTATGAACGGCCTCACCTGGCACTCAACTATGGAAAGCCTGCAGAGATTTATTTTGAGAAAATTGATGTGAAGTAG
- a CDS encoding SAM-dependent chlorinase/fluorinase: MATKASGIISLTTDFGVTDPYVGQMKGAILQRNPSVQLVDLSHEISRQDIIGAAIMLHSSYAFFPAATVHLVVVDPGVGSERRILAAEGEGYYFIAPDNGIFSLLLRDGLLNRVYLVEEKALFTKKVSATFHGRDIMGPVAAALAGGLALKEVGTEVLPASCICLDLPVARISETSIHGEVVQVDHFGNIRTSIRRADMQHVTDPHQCQVQLKGYEIGTL; the protein is encoded by the coding sequence ATGGCCACGAAAGCAAGCGGTATCATAAGCCTGACCACGGATTTTGGCGTGACTGATCCCTATGTTGGGCAGATGAAGGGAGCTATTCTTCAGAGGAATCCATCGGTTCAACTGGTAGATCTCAGCCATGAGATTTCCAGGCAGGATATCATCGGGGCAGCTATTATGCTGCACAGCAGCTATGCCTTTTTCCCAGCAGCAACGGTGCATCTGGTTGTTGTTGATCCCGGCGTGGGGAGTGAACGGAGGATTTTAGCTGCTGAAGGGGAGGGATATTATTTTATTGCCCCGGATAATGGGATATTCTCTCTTCTCCTGCGGGATGGGCTTCTCAACCGGGTGTATCTCGTAGAGGAAAAAGCGCTTTTTACCAAGAAAGTGAGTGCCACCTTTCACGGGCGGGATATCATGGGGCCTGTGGCAGCGGCCTTGGCAGGAGGGTTGGCCTTGAAAGAGGTCGGGACAGAGGTCCTGCCTGCCTCTTGTATTTGTTTGGACTTGCCTGTTGCGCGTATCTCAGAGACAAGCATTCATGGTGAGGTTGTGCAGGTCGATCATTTCGGTAATATCCGTACGTCAATTCGCCGTGCGGATATGCAGCATGTTACGGATCCGCATCAATGTCAGGTGCAACTTAAAGGGTACGAGATAGGGACTCTCTGA
- a CDS encoding DEAD/DEAH box helicase, whose translation MITFTDIGINDEILQAVLAQGFEEPTPVQTKVIPLMLEQAVDIVSLAQTGTGKTAAFGLPLVQLTDPKSKRTQGLVLCPTRELCMQVSRDLASFSRFTKGMRILAIYGGASIEQQIRELRKGVQIIVATPGRLRDLIKRGVVDISAVRYAVFDEADEMLQMGFQDELNAILAETPKDKNTLLFSATMSKEVANIASRYMTDPVEITMGRKNSGAENVTHEYYLINGRDRYPALKRIVDNNPKNYSIIFCRTRKDTQDVADKLIQDGYRADSLHGDLSQAQRDLVMEKFRKKHLQLLVATDVAARGLDVNDLTHVINYSLPDDIAAYTHRSGRTGRAGSSGTSIALIDMRERYRIKHIEQRINKSFKKVQIPTGKEVCTTQLQSLMEVISTTEVDHEQIDPLYASIEQQLSHLDREELIKKFISLEFNRFLQYYKDAPDLNQQVSGRDRKNSDKGANGKAFTRFHLNVGRRNGVLPENLISLINAVPGGGRIKVGKIEIMRNSATIEGDSRFIPQILGAFQRFEINGKPVTAKILQPANNGGGRGRRNNKSNMGKTRKPWKGRRARG comes from the coding sequence ATGATCACATTTACAGACATCGGCATCAATGATGAAATCCTTCAAGCTGTTCTCGCACAAGGCTTTGAGGAACCAACCCCCGTGCAAACCAAGGTTATCCCCCTGATGCTGGAGCAGGCTGTTGATATTGTCAGCCTCGCTCAAACCGGAACCGGCAAGACCGCAGCCTTTGGCCTGCCCTTGGTCCAGCTGACCGATCCAAAAAGTAAACGCACCCAAGGCCTGGTCCTCTGTCCGACCCGTGAACTCTGCATGCAGGTGTCAAGAGATCTGGCAAGCTTTTCCCGTTTCACCAAAGGAATGAGAATACTGGCTATCTACGGAGGAGCAAGCATTGAGCAACAGATTCGGGAACTCCGTAAAGGCGTCCAGATTATCGTGGCCACTCCAGGACGCCTGCGAGATCTGATCAAGAGAGGCGTGGTCGACATCTCCGCTGTCCGTTATGCGGTCTTTGACGAGGCTGACGAAATGCTGCAAATGGGTTTCCAGGATGAACTCAACGCCATTCTGGCTGAAACCCCGAAAGACAAAAACACTCTGCTCTTCTCAGCCACCATGTCCAAGGAGGTAGCGAACATTGCAAGCCGCTACATGACCGACCCTGTGGAAATCACCATGGGCAGAAAAAACTCCGGGGCAGAAAATGTAACCCACGAATATTACCTGATCAACGGTCGGGACCGCTATCCTGCTTTAAAACGGATTGTAGATAATAACCCGAAAAACTACTCCATTATCTTTTGCCGTACCAGAAAGGACACCCAGGACGTGGCAGACAAGCTGATCCAAGATGGCTATCGGGCAGACTCCCTGCACGGCGACCTGAGTCAGGCCCAGCGAGATTTGGTTATGGAAAAATTTCGGAAAAAGCACCTCCAGTTGCTGGTCGCTACTGATGTGGCAGCCCGAGGACTGGATGTCAACGATCTGACCCATGTCATCAACTACAGCCTGCCCGATGATATTGCTGCCTATACCCATCGCAGTGGTCGGACCGGACGAGCCGGAAGTAGCGGCACATCCATAGCCCTGATTGACATGCGAGAGCGCTATCGCATCAAACATATTGAACAAAGAATCAATAAAAGCTTCAAAAAGGTCCAGATTCCCACTGGCAAAGAAGTCTGCACCACCCAGCTGCAGAGCCTGATGGAAGTCATCAGCACAACCGAAGTCGACCATGAGCAAATTGATCCCCTTTATGCAAGTATTGAGCAGCAGCTTTCCCATTTGGACCGGGAAGAACTGATTAAAAAATTTATTTCCTTAGAATTTAATCGCTTCCTGCAATATTACAAAGACGCTCCTGATCTTAATCAGCAGGTGAGCGGCAGGGATAGAAAAAATAGCGACAAGGGAGCAAACGGCAAGGCCTTTACCCGTTTTCACCTCAATGTTGGGCGTCGTAACGGCGTTCTTCCAGAAAATCTCATCAGTCTGATTAATGCCGTACCAGGCGGTGGACGCATTAAGGTAGGCAAGATTGAAATTATGCGCAACAGCGCCACCATTGAGGGCGACAGCCGTTTCATCCCCCAGATTCTCGGAGCATTTCAGCGTTTTGAGATTAATGGAAAACCAGTGACTGCAAAAATTCTCCAGCCCGCCAATAATGGCGGCGGCAGAGGACGACGTAATAATAAAAGCAATATGGGAAAAACACGTAAACCTTGGAAGGGCAGGAGGGCAAGAGGTTAA
- a CDS encoding ISNCY family transposase — protein MFFNQSPSFLSYQRAMQQAHGHNNAQSLFGITQIMSDNQTRNLLDTLTSDNFYPIFSETFDRLESAGYLDRYRVLDDYLLVPIDGTEFFRSSKIHCENCSVTRNSNGTVSYSHKVLTPVVAAPDNNKVIALEPEFVTPQDGSAKQDCELNAAKRWIERNSSLSDRKVIILGDDLFSRGPFCNLLSAHSFRFILICKPSSHTTLYQYVAELEKKDGITVSSQRKWNGKFHELHTYRYANDLTLKQGDDAPSVNWVELTVINTKTQEVLYKNTFITDFKIDRTNVQSIVQAGRTRWKVENENNNILKTKGYHLDHNFGHGDKFLSNTLLTLNLVAFLAHTFLEFVDKKYKAVRSVLSVRKTFFNDLKALTKYLFFSNWSQLINFMFEQLEIKRLST, from the coding sequence ATGTTTTTCAACCAATCCCCATCATTCTTATCTTATCAGCGGGCAATGCAGCAGGCTCACGGGCATAATAATGCTCAAAGTTTGTTCGGAATAACACAAATCATGTCGGATAATCAGACCCGTAATCTTCTTGACACCCTTACTTCTGATAATTTTTATCCGATTTTTTCAGAAACTTTTGATCGGCTTGAAAGTGCTGGATACTTGGATCGTTATAGAGTGCTGGATGATTATTTGTTGGTTCCGATAGATGGTACAGAATTTTTTCGTTCCTCCAAAATACATTGTGAAAACTGTTCCGTTACTCGTAACTCCAATGGAACGGTAAGTTATTCCCATAAGGTTCTTACCCCGGTGGTAGCTGCACCGGACAACAACAAGGTCATCGCTCTGGAACCGGAATTCGTCACCCCTCAGGATGGTTCTGCAAAACAGGATTGCGAGTTGAATGCTGCTAAGCGCTGGATTGAACGGAATTCCTCTTTATCGGATCGAAAAGTTATCATCCTGGGAGACGACTTGTTTTCCAGAGGGCCGTTTTGCAACTTATTATCGGCACACAGTTTTCGCTTTATCCTGATTTGCAAACCCTCCTCACATACGACCCTTTATCAGTATGTTGCCGAACTTGAAAAGAAAGATGGTATTACAGTAAGTTCTCAAAGAAAATGGAACGGAAAATTTCACGAGCTTCATACTTATCGTTATGCTAATGACTTAACCCTCAAGCAGGGGGATGACGCTCCTTCTGTCAATTGGGTTGAGTTGACCGTCATTAACACCAAAACACAAGAGGTTCTGTATAAAAATACTTTTATCACTGATTTTAAAATAGACAGAACCAATGTTCAATCTATAGTACAAGCCGGAAGAACTCGATGGAAAGTGGAAAATGAAAACAATAATATCCTCAAAACAAAAGGCTATCATTTAGATCACAATTTCGGACATGGTGATAAATTTCTCTCGAACACCTTGCTGACTCTCAACTTGGTCGCATTTCTGGCCCATACTTTCCTGGAATTTGTTGATAAAAAATACAAAGCCGTCAGATCGGTCTTGTCTGTCCGGAAAACATTTTTTAATGACCTGAAAGCATTAACCAAATATTTATTTTTCAGTAATTGGTCTCAGCTGATAAATTTTATGTTTGAACAGCTTGAGATTAAAAGGCTATCGACTTGA
- a CDS encoding addiction module antidote protein — protein MEKTFSRYETADYLETEEDIRLYLEACQEEDDPVLLTAALSDIARARNMSRLAEDAGMTRAGLYKALSPDGNPSFATICKVAKALGLKLHIQPASS, from the coding sequence ATGGAAAAAACATTCAGTCGTTATGAGACAGCGGATTATTTGGAAACAGAAGAGGATATTCGTCTGTATTTAGAAGCATGTCAGGAAGAGGATGATCCGGTGCTTCTCACTGCCGCACTCAGTGATATTGCCCGTGCCCGCAATATGAGTCGATTGGCCGAGGATGCCGGAATGACCCGTGCCGGTCTGTACAAGGCATTATCACCGGACGGCAACCCCAGTTTTGCTACCATTTGCAAGGTGGCAAAGGCTCTGGGGCTGAAGCTGCATATTCAGCCCGCTTCTTCATGA
- a CDS encoding ATP-binding protein: MNFEHAYATIHTALPSYLVWGWGGTLLLLFFLLFNNRSRKKDLDQLQVLNTELNKNLQQKTADLIDAKKATTLFQQTVDALHEGVLITDPSGRIQYSNSIARDTSGYTEEQLFGQPSTLILPETPAITEERQVVRAKKKDNSEYPAKVQKKDIQDQLGEPLGTLFVFQDLSARQQEEQEQERKHQKLTERLQKSRRFESIGMMAGGMAHDLNNILTAILHYPEQISRNLPEDSSLRPSLSALNRSAQQAVALVTDLLSAAKAGSAVKEIIDLNKLTDNILQEKEALLIFAKQPGITLHTRLSSDSLPVSCSPPHIRQCLHNLLHNANDTILRSRERVGTITVSLDRRYISSPPSPEKSSGEYVILSVADTGPSLSAVARAHIFEPFYSKKKLKGKGTGIALAVLRNISEEHDGWVDLVDPKDEQGNRFDLYFPLRKICIGTTNESSKQERPGQGQRLLIIEQDKKQRETMSDFLTEQGYQALSVADDTGALSYLNRNTVDLVTLNLKDNKPEEVQSFYEQIRFLHPAQKALLICTSLEDPPVKKMQESGDICLIQAPFNHEQLQKAVQAGLTLSSQ; this comes from the coding sequence ATGAATTTTGAACATGCATACGCCACAATCCATACCGCCCTGCCCTCTTACCTCGTATGGGGATGGGGCGGTACCCTTCTTCTCCTTTTCTTCTTGCTGTTCAACAATCGCAGCAGAAAAAAAGATCTCGATCAGCTCCAGGTACTCAATACGGAACTGAACAAGAATCTCCAACAAAAGACAGCGGACCTGATTGATGCGAAGAAGGCAACAACCCTCTTTCAACAGACTGTTGATGCCCTGCATGAGGGCGTTCTAATAACAGACCCGTCTGGTCGCATCCAATATAGTAACAGCATTGCGCGGGATACCTCTGGGTATACAGAGGAACAACTTTTTGGACAGCCCTCCACTCTCATCCTCCCTGAAACCCCTGCAATAACCGAAGAACGACAGGTCGTTCGGGCAAAAAAAAAAGATAACAGCGAGTATCCGGCCAAGGTCCAGAAAAAGGATATCCAGGACCAGCTGGGTGAGCCCCTAGGCACCCTTTTTGTTTTCCAGGATCTGAGCGCAAGACAGCAGGAGGAACAAGAACAGGAAAGGAAACACCAGAAACTTACCGAACGCCTGCAAAAATCCCGTCGATTTGAAAGTATAGGCATGATGGCTGGCGGGATGGCTCATGACCTCAATAATATACTAACCGCTATCCTCCATTACCCAGAACAAATTTCGCGCAACCTCCCAGAGGACAGCTCCTTACGACCTTCCCTGTCAGCTCTCAACCGTTCTGCTCAACAGGCGGTCGCCCTGGTCACTGACCTGCTCAGCGCTGCCAAAGCTGGCTCTGCGGTGAAAGAAATCATTGATCTCAATAAACTGACAGACAACATTCTTCAAGAGAAAGAAGCTCTGCTCATTTTTGCTAAACAGCCAGGAATCACCCTCCATACCCGTCTGAGCTCTGATTCTCTTCCTGTTTCCTGCTCTCCTCCCCATATCCGCCAATGCCTGCATAATCTGCTGCACAATGCCAATGATACAATACTCAGAAGCAGGGAAAGAGTTGGGACGATCACCGTTTCTCTCGACCGCAGATATATCTCCTCTCCCCCTTCTCCAGAGAAAAGCTCAGGAGAGTATGTCATCCTTTCTGTAGCAGACACAGGCCCCAGCTTATCCGCTGTTGCTAGAGCCCATATTTTTGAACCTTTTTACAGCAAGAAAAAACTCAAAGGAAAGGGGACCGGAATAGCCTTGGCAGTGCTCCGTAACATTTCGGAAGAGCACGATGGCTGGGTTGACCTCGTCGACCCGAAAGATGAGCAGGGCAACCGCTTTGATCTCTACTTCCCTCTCAGGAAAATTTGCATTGGTACAACAAATGAAAGCAGCAAGCAGGAACGGCCAGGACAAGGACAACGCCTTCTGATCATTGAACAGGACAAAAAACAACGAGAGACGATGAGTGATTTTCTGACAGAACAAGGTTATCAGGCCTTATCCGTTGCGGATGACACTGGAGCACTTTCTTATCTTAACCGGAATACGGTAGATCTCGTTACCCTAAACCTCAAAGATAATAAGCCGGAGGAAGTGCAGTCCTTTTACGAACAAATTCGATTCCTTCATCCTGCACAGAAGGCCTTGCTCATCTGCACAAGCCTAGAGGACCCGCCAGTAAAAAAGATGCAAGAAAGTGGCGATATCTGCCTCATCCAGGCGCCCTTCAACCATGAACAGTTGCAAAAGGCTGTCCAGGCAGGGCTTACCTTATCCTCTCAATAA
- a CDS encoding type II toxin-antitoxin system RelE/ParE family toxin, giving the protein MIELIKSTTFDRWLKKIRDPQAKARIAMRLRRLTLGNAGDVRPIGNGLSELRIDYGPGYRIYFMQQGMMLIILLCAGDKRTQQKDITKAKKLAARWEEEKDGKNIQSL; this is encoded by the coding sequence ATGATCGAACTGATTAAAAGTACCACTTTTGACCGATGGCTGAAAAAAATACGTGATCCACAGGCCAAGGCGCGGATTGCAATGCGTCTCCGTCGCCTGACTCTTGGCAATGCCGGAGATGTCCGACCGATTGGTAACGGTCTGAGTGAACTGCGGATCGACTACGGCCCCGGCTATCGCATATATTTTATGCAGCAGGGAATGATGCTGATTATCCTGCTCTGTGCAGGAGATAAACGGACCCAACAAAAGGATATCACCAAGGCCAAGAAGCTTGCCGCCCGCTGGGAGGAGGAAAAAGATGGAAAAAACATTCAGTCGTTATGA
- a CDS encoding AHH domain-containing protein: protein MLSSKRADYRATSPIIHRPGNTAAHHIVGNGALSTRAREILKKFNIDPNSPLNGVYLPRQAGAAEGSLHTGRHLNISIEEVNHRIAHLDSREAVLSELAQIKLDLLTRSLPLQRIDL, encoded by the coding sequence GTGCTCTCTTCAAAAAGAGCAGATTATCGGGCTACGTCCCCTATTATTCATAGACCTGGAAATACAGCTGCTCACCATATAGTTGGAAATGGAGCCTTGAGTACAAGAGCGAGAGAAATCTTAAAAAAATTTAATATAGACCCAAATTCGCCACTCAATGGAGTATATTTGCCAAGACAAGCGGGAGCAGCTGAAGGATCATTGCATACAGGAAGACATCTAAATATTTCAATCGAAGAAGTTAATCATCGTATAGCGCATCTTGATAGTAGAGAAGCTGTTTTGTCGGAGCTTGCTCAGATTAAGTTAGATTTACTAACCAGATCACTACCATTACAACGTATAGATTTATAA
- a CDS encoding transposase — translation MKKEPVKRYSQALKQQVVREYEEGVSIYSLRQKYGIGAHGTVERWIKKFGRSGYRAEVVHIQTVEDQLEFKAMKSRIKELESALAQSVLENRMLETTIEVADQSLGTDIKKISGGNYNQGSSCKADQQAGGL, via the coding sequence ATGAAAAAAGAACCTGTCAAACGTTACAGCCAGGCACTTAAACAACAGGTTGTCAGAGAGTACGAAGAGGGCGTCAGCATATACAGCTTGCGTCAGAAATATGGCATTGGCGCTCACGGCACCGTAGAGCGATGGATTAAGAAGTTTGGCCGTTCCGGTTACCGCGCCGAGGTTGTGCATATCCAAACGGTTGAAGATCAGCTTGAATTTAAAGCAATGAAAAGCCGGATCAAGGAGCTGGAATCGGCATTGGCACAAAGCGTCCTTGAAAACCGGATGCTGGAAACCACGATAGAAGTAGCCGATCAATCATTGGGCACTGATATTAAAAAAATTTCGGGAGGAAATTATAACCAGGGCAGCAGCTGTAAGGCAGATCAGCAGGCAGGCGGCCTGTAA
- a CDS encoding SAM hydroxide adenosyltransferase: MPGELLALFDSAGYLEIAVNRGSAAELTQCRISDPVQVNFS; encoded by the coding sequence ATGCCTGGAGAGCTACTTGCCCTGTTTGATAGTGCTGGTTATCTTGAAATTGCGGTGAATAGAGGCAGTGCTGCTGAGCTGACCCAGTGCCGTATTAGTGACCCCGTACAGGTCAATTTTTCATAG